From the Lysinibacillus fusiformis genome, the window TTCCTCCATTACACGAGATTGAGCATTTGTGCGATATAAAATAGCAAAGTCATCAAATGAACGATTTTCTTTTTCAATTAACTGGTGAATCGTTTGTACAACAAATTGCGCTTCTTCTTGCTCGTTATAAGCTTTATATAGTGCAATCTTTTCACCCTCTGAATTTTCTGTGCGCAATTCTTTTGGGTATCGTGTTGTATTATTTTGAATGACGTCATTGGCTGCCTGTAGGATGCGTTGAGTTGAACGATAATTTTGCTCAAGCATAATCACCTTTGCAGCTGGATAATCCTTCTCAAAGGATAGGATATTCCCAATGTCTGCACCACGCCAACGATAAATAGACTGATCTGAATCCCCTACAACACAAATATTTTTAAATTTCTTTGCCAGTAATTGCACAAGTAAATACTGAGATTTATTGGTATCCTGATATTCATCTACATGAATATATTGAAATTTGTTTTGATAATATTCAAGCACTTCAGGTACACGCTTAAACAACGTAATCGTCGTCATAATCAAATCGTCAAAATCGAGGGATTGGTTGCGGCGTAATCTTTTCTCGTAGCCTTTATAGACACGTGCAACTGTTTGTTCATAAGGATTTTTATCGTTTATTTGTCCAGCGTATTCATCCGCTGTTATACACTCGTTTTTTGCTGCACTAATAGCATTTAAAATTGCTCGTGGCTCAAAACGTTTTGGGTCAATATTTTCTTCCTTCATCACATTTTTAATGACTGAAAGCTGATCAGTCGAATCTAAAATAGAGAAATTACGAGAAATGCCTAATTGATCGATATTACGACGTAAAATTCTTACACACATGGAGTGGAAAGTCGATACCCACATACTATCGCTAGTACCATTACCAAGAATGCCATCAATACGATCACGCATTTCTCGGGCTGCTTTATTTGTGAATGTAATCGCTAAAATCTTGGAAGGATATACTTCCTTTTCGATAACTAGGTAAGCAATACGATGTGTTAAAACTCGTGTTTTCCCTGACCCTGCACCTGCCATAATGAGTAATGGTCCTTCAGTTGTTTTAACCGCACTTTCCTGTTCGGGATTCATACCTGCTAGTAAATTTTTTGTTAACTGTTCCATTTTGCACCGCCTTACAAACATTTGTTCTAAAATTATAACGTATTTTTAACAGCCTTAACAGTCGCAAGTGCAGCTTTTAAATCTTCATAAATAATATTTCCAACTACTACCGTATCTGCAATCTGTGCCATTTCCTCTGCTTGCTTTGCAGATGTTATGCCCCCACCGTAAAAGAGTTTGGTATGCTTCAGTTCGTTTTTCACAGCACTGACTACCTCCAGATTGCCATACATTCCGCTGTACTCTAAATAAAAGACAGGAAGCTTAAAGAAATTTTCTGCCATGCGTGCATAAGCTACCACATCATCAATCGTTAAATCTGTTTTCGCACCCGTTACATGGGCTACTTTACAATCAGGATTTAAAATACAATATCCTTCCGCTACCAATTCATCCCATACCATAATATCGCCGTATTCCTTAATAGCCTCATGATGTAAATTTTTAATCCATTTTGGATCATCACTATTTAATACAGTAGGAATGAAATAATAGTCATACCCTGGCGTTACCGCATCAATCGTAGAAATTTCAAGTGCTATCGGTACCTCAAAGCGACGTACGCGAACAAGTAAATCTAATACGCCATCCAACGTTACATTATCTGTTCCCCCAACTAAAATAACGTCTGTCCCAGACTCGCAAATTTTTTCCAGTGCTTCATCTGAAATGTCCTTCGCTGGATCTAGCTTGAACACATGTCTCCATTCTAAATAATCCATCTATTTTACCACCTATCATTTTCTATCTATTCGTTTACAAGTATAGCTTATGATTCACGACAAAAAAATGAAAAAGACCGAGTAGAACTTCTACTCAGCCTTTTGTCTGACTATTCTTTTGGTGCTTGAAACGGTTTTTCATCAGGATACAAACGACCTAACATTTCATCATATGTATCATTCCCATAATCAAAGCAGCGACGCACGCGTGAAATCGTTGCTGTACTTGCCCCTGTTTCCTTTTTAATGGATTCGTAGGTTTTCTTTAAACGTAATAAATGTGCGACCTCAAAGCGTTGTGCCAACGATTGAATTTCACTAATCGTACATAAATCATCAAAAAACTTATAGCATTCTTCGATGTCCTTTAACTCTAACACTGCTTTAAATAATTGATCTGTTTGATGCCCCCGAATTTTTTCGATTTGCATGCAATTTTCCTCCCTTTAAGGCTGCGTTTTCACCATTGCTTGTAACCCTGGTGAAGATGGTACGAAATGAACCCACGACTTTCCTGGTACAAGCTTTACAGGCTCCCCTGATTGCTCTACAGCCATTGGTATTCCATTAACATTTGCCCATTTGACTTCCCTCAAATAGCCATTTTGAAATACATACGCATTTCCACCAGACGTTAAATCAATTGCTTGGCGACCAATATCATCAATTGTTCGGTGATCCATTTCAAAAAATAGAACATTTGCCAATGACACTGTCTCGCCTGTTAACATATCTTTTGTGTCCACGCCAGCCGATTGTCGTTCATAGTGATTATTTTGATGATCATACACATACGCGTTATGGAAATCTTCATTATTTCCGTAGTAAATATCAACTTGATTTGTTTCAATACCTATTTTACCACGTTCATCAGGTTCATAAAAAGCCTGAAGCACTTTTTCACTGTAATTCATTGAAGCGCCTACCATTTCAGCACCTTTTAGAATGTTTTCTGATGTAATATAGGAATTGTGTGGTGCAACGCGGTCGTTAGAGCGTTTAAAAAGTATACCATCATAAGCCATACCATTGATATTGTCGACGATACGATGATCAAGCATCGTTTTCGCCTCTGGGCTATAACCATGCGCTACATAAAAGGCATCAAATCCCTTTGCCATATCGATAAAATAAGAGCGTGCACTACGAACGGGCCCAATATTTTCAGGCAGTTCACTTTGATATACTGCTAAAAAGCGTGTTACATTACCTTCTGCAAGCATTTCATAAACGATATCCGCAGCAGCTAATCCTGATTGTGGACGTGCTGCTGGATGATTATTAATTGTTACGATAATAGGTCGCTGTGTAATTTCTTCTTGTACAGCCTCCCCAGTAAGTGGTGCGACGAATGCTGGTCGTTGCACAGGCTCCTCCACTACTGTTTCTTCCTCTATAATGGGATCATCATCTTCTTTGACTTTTGGTGTATCTTTTGAACATCCCCCGATTACCAAAGCACTAAATGCTATAGCAATCCATAATTTTTTCGATTTGAACACAAGCATATCTCTCCTTTGAACAATTACACATATCTGTAACTGTTTAAACAACTGAAACACTTTCATCAATTAGCGCATAACAGCAGGTAATAATAACTTATTCTTCATCACATCGAAAATCCCTTGTGGTGTTATACGAATATATGGTAAATGAGTAGATTGTAAAAATAATAGTGTATAAATCGCATCTCCTAATTGATAGCCTCGATCTGCTAAAGCTTGTTTTAAAGCCTTTTCTTTCTCCGTTAATGTGAGTATATCTCCATCATATAAAAGTCCACCAATTGTTAATGGGATATCCGCTATCACTTCACCTTTTTCAACAAGAACAATACCACCATTCATTGCCTTCATTTCTTCGAAGGCTTTGATCATATCTTCTTTATTTTTTCCAATTAACAATATATCACCTGTGTTGGAATAAGAGGATGCAAAGCCTTGAACATCTGTTGCAAATCCTTTAATCATTGTATTTACATGCCAGTTACCTTTTCGGTTAATTAGCATTAAATAACACTCATCATGATTCGCCAACTGCCCTTCTTTCGTAATTAAAGAGTTATAAGGCTTTGTAATCACATCATTAACTAATTGAATTCCAAACGGCATAGAAAACTGAAAATCTTGAGAATCTAATGAAAAATCTAAATCTAATGCTGGAATAGCAGAATAATCAATTGTCGCTAATCTATGCACACGATTCCCATCACGCTTCAACCAGACACCCTTTGATAAAACACTTTCTGGAACAGGGTGATATTCATCTTGTAAAATATTCAATGAAGCAAAACGTCCTGTCGCGATAAAACCATGTAAATTGGACATGTTATAATAACGTGCCACATTATAGGAAGCCATTTGATAAGCATCGATAGGAGATACCCCTGCATCTAAAGCTACTTGAATACATTTATCCATCACACCATCCTCATGGAATGAAGGTGTCGAACCGTCTGTTGTCATCATTAAATGATCAAAGATCGGAAGTTCTTTTTCTACTATTCCTTTTAGTAGATGTGGTAAATCGGGTCGAATGGAAGAATGACGTAAAGTTACAGCATAGCCCTGCATAATGCGACGCTCTACCTCTTCCACTGTCATTGCCTCATGATCCCCATCAGCACCAAGCAGTTTCATGCGTGCCAACGTTCTTTCTGAAGCTCCTGGGAAATGGCCTTCAATTTTTTTACCCAGTCCCTTAGCCATTTGCATACGATAAAGCATTTGATCGTCACCATGCAACAGCTTAGGCCAGCCTGTCAACTCTCCACCAAGCAAGACATCACTTCGCTCTAACCACTCTAATATAGAGGTATTAGAGAAAACCTCTTCCTCTTGCTCCAATTCAGTTTGTGAATCAAAGCGAGTCCACCAATAAAAAGAAAATGGTAGCTTTTTCAAACTCTCTAAAATTGAAAACGCTTTCTTATTTTCTAAATTTAAAACAAAACTTAAATTATCCGAAATAAAAGTCGTTGTCCCAAGCTGACCACAAAAATCTGCAAATGATTGTGGATGATAAAGCTGGAATGGATGTACATGAGGTTCAACATAGCCTGGAACAATTGTTTTTCCTGTACAATCCACCACTTCTGTTCCTTCTAATAAAGGAGGCATTCTGTCACCAGCATAGACAATGCGATCTCCCAAAATCCAAATGTTTCCTACTACAAATTGTTTTAACATACTATGCAAATAACGTGCATTCTTCAGCACGATATCTGGTGCCTTTTTCCCATCGATTACTGCTAATTGCTGACGTATTTTTGTTATTTTCCATACTGGATCCATGCTATTCGCTCCTTCCTAAATTACGTAATTTTTCATTGTGTAAATCCAACTTGAAATCACATACTACTACTGCATAATCGCATATTTTCATAAAAATTATGCTTTATGCAATCATCTTGTTTCAATCGTAACACAGCACTTTCATAAAGCAAAGTGCACCTCGCTTATTTTTTCCACAATGACTAAAGGAGGAAGTATGATGATGCAGCAAGCAAATTTAAGCGAAAAGAATGCATTTTGTCGTTTTGCCATGGGGACGAGTTTGACCGCATATGGTATCGCTAAAGTTTCTAGAAATCCTAATTGTACAAAAGGTCGATTAATGATTGCATTAGGTGCCATGAAAATGGCTGAGGGACTCTTTAAATATTGTCCAACAAAAGCAATTTTAAGCTCCAATATGCAAAATGCCATGAACACCTCTATGCAAAGTATGTTCAGCGGGCAAAATTCTATGTCTTCTGAACAAATCGATAAGCTCATGAAGGATTTTTCCTCTGCTATAGCTGGCAATTCTTCAGGTTCACAAGCTACTGCTTCAAAACAATCTGACACCAGCACTTCAACTCAAAATTCCTCAAATAGTAGCGATTCTTCAACGAATAAAGCTCAGAATCCTTCTTAGTCAAAGGAGCCGTCCCAATCTATTATTGAGACGGCTCTTACCTCTTACGTTTTGAAACAACAAGAGGTTTCAAAAGACGATAAAAAATATTTAGTGAAAATAAAAATTACTTCAATGTACGCCAGCCAATATCTTTACGGAAGAAAAAGTGATCCCATGTTTCCGTTGCAATACCTTCATAAACCTTTTCCTGTGCTTCTTGTAAAGTAGCTGCTTTTGCACCAACTAACAGTACACGCCCACCGTTACCAACGAATTGGCCGTCTACTAATTTTGTACCTGCATGGAAAACTGCATGTGATGTGGAAAGTGTCTCTAAATTCGGTAATACCTTACCCTTTTCAACGTCTCCTGGGTAACCCTCTGCTGCAATGACTACACCAAGCATTACTTCTTCTGACCATTGTAAATCAAAAGGCTGTTCATCCATTAATGCCATCATAAATGCACCAAAATCTGAAACCATACGTGGCAATACGACTTGCGTTTCTGGATCACCGAAACGAGCATTAAATTCTATAACTTGAGGGCCTTTTTTCGTTAAAATTAACCCTGCATATAAAATCCCTGTAAAGGAAGCACCATCTGCCTCCATCCCTTTAACAGTAGGTTCTACAATCGTTTGAAAAGCAATATCGACTACCTCTTGTGAGATTTGTGGTACTGGAGAATAAGCACCCATACCTCCTGTGTTTGGTCCTTTATCTCCGTCATAAGCTCGTTTATGGTCTTGTGCAATAACCATTGGATAAATTTGTCCTTTATGTACAAAGGACATGAAGGAGAATTCTTCACCGTCTAAAAATTCCTCGATGACAACACGTGAAGAAGATTCACCAAAGCGTTGATTCCCAATCATATCCTCTACAGCTTCAATTGCTTCTTCCTCTGTCATTGCCACAACAACGCCCTTACCAGCCGCTAAACCATCTGCTTTAATTACAATAGGCGCCCCTTGTTCTTTAATATAGGCTATGGCTTTTTCTGCTTCAGTAAACGTTTCATGTGCTGCTGTAGGAATATTGTATTTATTCATAATTTCTTTCGCATAGGATTTACTGCTTTCTATTTGAGCAGCAGCCTTTGTAGGGCCGAAAATACGTAAACCTCTAGCTGTAAAGAAATCGACAATGCCTTCAGCAAGCGGCTGTTCTGGGCCAACAAATGTTAATGCAATATCATTTTCCTTAGCAAATTGAGCGAGACCTGCGAAATCCATTGTATCAATAGCAACAACTTCTACTTCGCCTCGCATCCCATCATTTCCTGGCGCTACAAATACGTTGTTAACTGATGGAGAGATGCTAAATTGTTTAGCGATTGCATGCTCACGACCGCCGCTTCCGATTACTAATACATTCATTTTAGAGAATCCTCCTCTTTGTAAGTAAGACCGAGATGAACCAACATCTCGGTCTGTTATGTTTCCTATATGCTTCAACAATTAATGTTTAAAATGACGTACGCCTGTGAATACCATAGCAATGCCGTATTCATTAGCTTTATCAATGGAATCTTGATCTTTAATCGAACCACCTGGTTGAATAATTGCTGTAATTCCTGCAGCTGCTGCAGCTTCCACAGTATCACTCATTGGGAAAAATGCATCTGATGCTAATGCAGCACCTTTTGCTTTTTCTCCAGCTTGTTCAAAGGCGATTTTAGCAGCACCTACGCGATTCATTTGACCTGCGCCAACGCCAAGTGTCATTTGAGAATCTGTTACAACAATCGCATTTGATTTCACATGTTTGACAACAGACCAACCAAGTTGTAATGCTTCCCATTCTTGTTCTGTTGGTTCACGATCTGTCACTACTTTAATATCCGCATTGCCAAAGCCATAGCGATCTGGCTCTTGTACAAGAAGGCCTCCCTCAACTGATACTACATTGAATGAATCTTGTTTCGCTTGCTCGAAAGGAATTGTTAGTAAGCGGATATTTTTCTTTTTCGTTAAAATATCTAATGCTTCTTGTGAGAAAGCAGGAGCAATAATAATCTCTAGGAAAATATGGCTTAGCTTCTCTGCAGTTGCTGCATCCACTTCCATATTTAATGCGATAATACCGCCAAAAATTGATGTTGGATCAGCTTCATATGCTTTATCGAAAGCTGCCTCTAATGTGACACCTGTGCCAACACCACATGGATTCATATGTTTCACTGCTACAGCAGCTGGCATTTCAAATTCTTTCACAATTTGCAATGCTGCATTACCATCTTGAATATTGTTGTAAGATAACTCCTTACCATGTAATTGTGTAGCATAGGCTAATGAAAAGTCAGAGCCAAGACGCTTTTGGTAGAAAGCCGCTTTTTGATGAGGGTTTTCGCCATAGCGTAAATTTTGCTTTAATTCATATGTCATTGTTAAGCTCTCTGGGAACTCTTCTTCAGTCAGGTAGTTTGAGATATAAGAATCATAAGCGGCTGTGTGACGGAAAACTTTCGCAGCTAGTTTACGACGTGTTTCAATCGTTGTTGCGCCGTCTACTTTTAGTTCTTCTAATACTGTTGCATAGTCATTGCTGTCCACGATTACTGTTACATATTGATGGTTTTTTGCAGCAGAACGTAACATTGTTGGACCACCGATATCAATGTTTTCAATTGCATCATCCCAAGTTACATTAGGCTTTGAAATTGTTTCAACAAATGGATATAGATTAACACAAACAATCTCAATTGGCTCAATTCCATGCTCATTCATCTGAGCTTGATGAGACGCATCGTCAAATTTTCCTAATAGACCACCGTGAATCATTGGATTTAATGTTTTTACACGACCATCTAAAATTTCAGGAAACTTCGTTACTTCATCTACCGCTGTTACAGCTACTGCATTGTCCTGTAACATTTTTTTTGTACCGCCAGTTGATAAAATTTCATAACCTAATGCTACTAATTCCTTTGCAAATTCTAAAATACCATCTTTATTGGAAACACTGATTAATGCACGTTTTGTCACAACAATATCCTCCTAATTTTTATCGTGCTGTCCACGAACTGACTTGCTTCAATAGATTCATAGAGTTAGGTCTTACTTGTTGAGTATGGTTCTCGACCTAACTCCTTCTTCAGTTACTGTAATAATTGCTGTAAAGCCTTCGTATATAATAGATGCTCTTGCTTGTGAATTTCAGCTTCTGTTGCTTCACGATTTCCTTCAATAACAGGTACCGCTGCCTGAGCGATAATTGGTCCAGTATCCATTCCTTCATCAACAAAATGCACTGTTACACCTGTGATTTTCACACCATGATTGATGGCCTGTCCAATAGCGTCCTTTCCAGGAAAAGCCGGCAATAAGGAGGGGTGAATATTCACAATTCGTTGTGGAAAGGCTGCTAATAATACGTCACTGATTAAGCGCATATAACCTGCAAGCACAATCCATTTCACATCGCACTCATGTAAAGCATCGATAATAGCTGTTTCATAAGCTGCCTTCGAGGTAAACTCTTTTGGATTTAATGCTAATACTGGAATCCCAAAGTTTTCAGCACGTGTTACTACAAATTCTCCAGGCTTATCTGTGACCACAAGTTCGACCTTCGCATGTAATTCACCACGTTCAATGGCCTCTTGAATGGCTTGAAAATTACTACCGCTGCCTGACGCGAACACGGCGATTTTTGTTGGTGCAGTCATTACACTAAACTCCCATCATGTGAGCCATTAAATACTACCCCGTCGCCTTTAATAACACGTCCGATTGTATAAGCCTTTTCACCATTTGCTTCTACTGCAGCGATTACTTTATCAGCTTCAGTTGTTGGCACAGCGATTACAAAGCCAATACCCATGTTAAACACATTATATAAATCTTTATCTTCTAGCTGCCCTTTATCTTTTAAGAATTCAAAGATACGTAATACAGGCCAAGAACCTAAGTCGATTTCCGTTGCTAGTCCTTCTGGCATCATGCGTGGTAGATTTTCATAGAAACCTCCACCTGTAACATGTGCACAACCATGTACATCTGCTGCCTTTAAAGCTGCTAGTACAGGTTTAGCATATAGCTTTGTTGGCACTAGAAGCGCCTCACCGATTGGTCCTAGATCTTCATAGCCTTCTACAATCGCATCCACCGCATATTGATGATCTGCAAAGACAATTTTACGCACTAAAGAATAACCGTTTGAATGTACACCACTTGAAGCAATCCCAATAAGTACATCGCCTTCTACGATTTTTTCACCTGTCACAATGGCAGATTTTTCACAGGCGCCAACTGCAAAACCAGCTAAATCATATTCATCTTCTTCATAAAGACCAGGCATTTCTGCAGTTTCGCCACCTATTAGTGCCGCACCAGATTGCACACAGCCATCTGCAACGCCTTTGACAATTTGTTCGATTTTTGCAGGCTCTGCTTTTCCAAGCGCTACGTAATCTAAAAAGTAAAGTGGTTCTGCTCCTTGTGCAACAATATCATTTACACACATTGCTACACAGTCCACACCGATTGTATCGTGCTTGTCCACCATGAAAGCCAGTTTTAGTTTTGTTCCAACACCATCTGTTCCAGAAATTAGAACAGGTTCTTTAAGATTCAGTTCTGACAAGTCAAACATGCCACCAAAGCCACCAAACGTCCCCATTACACCTAGACGGTTTGTACGTTCAACATGAGACTTCATTCGTTTTACGGCTTCATAGCCCGCTTCAATATTTACACCTGCTTGTTCATATGCCTTTGACACGCAGAGTTCCTCCTTATCATCCAAGTCGCCTAAGTTTCCTAGATAGAAATGACTGTAAAACCTACTAGAGAACACTAATTTGTTGCGATGTTTTTC encodes:
- a CDS encoding heptaprenylglyceryl phosphate synthase; this encodes MDYLEWRHVFKLDPAKDISDEALEKICESGTDVILVGGTDNVTLDGVLDLLVRVRRFEVPIALEISTIDAVTPGYDYYFIPTVLNSDDPKWIKNLHHEAIKEYGDIMVWDELVAEGYCILNPDCKVAHVTGAKTDLTIDDVVAYARMAENFFKLPVFYLEYSGMYGNLEVVSAVKNELKHTKLFYGGGITSAKQAEEMAQIADTVVVGNIIYEDLKAALATVKAVKNTL
- a CDS encoding YerC/YecD family TrpR-related protein, with the translated sequence MQIEKIRGHQTDQLFKAVLELKDIEECYKFFDDLCTISEIQSLAQRFEVAHLLRLKKTYESIKKETGASTATISRVRRCFDYGNDTYDEMLGRLYPDEKPFQAPKE
- a CDS encoding DUF3048 domain-containing protein, which produces MFKSKKLWIAIAFSALVIGGCSKDTPKVKEDDDPIIEEETVVEEPVQRPAFVAPLTGEAVQEEITQRPIIVTINNHPAARPQSGLAAADIVYEMLAEGNVTRFLAVYQSELPENIGPVRSARSYFIDMAKGFDAFYVAHGYSPEAKTMLDHRIVDNINGMAYDGILFKRSNDRVAPHNSYITSENILKGAEMVGASMNYSEKVLQAFYEPDERGKIGIETNQVDIYYGNNEDFHNAYVYDHQNNHYERQSAGVDTKDMLTGETVSLANVLFFEMDHRTIDDIGRQAIDLTSGGNAYVFQNGYLREVKWANVNGIPMAVEQSGEPVKLVPGKSWVHFVPSSPGLQAMVKTQP
- a CDS encoding adenine deaminase C-terminal domain-containing protein; this encodes MDPVWKITKIRQQLAVIDGKKAPDIVLKNARYLHSMLKQFVVGNIWILGDRIVYAGDRMPPLLEGTEVVDCTGKTIVPGYVEPHVHPFQLYHPQSFADFCGQLGTTTFISDNLSFVLNLENKKAFSILESLKKLPFSFYWWTRFDSQTELEQEEEVFSNTSILEWLERSDVLLGGELTGWPKLLHGDDQMLYRMQMAKGLGKKIEGHFPGASERTLARMKLLGADGDHEAMTVEEVERRIMQGYAVTLRHSSIRPDLPHLLKGIVEKELPIFDHLMMTTDGSTPSFHEDGVMDKCIQVALDAGVSPIDAYQMASYNVARYYNMSNLHGFIATGRFASLNILQDEYHPVPESVLSKGVWLKRDGNRVHRLATIDYSAIPALDLDFSLDSQDFQFSMPFGIQLVNDVITKPYNSLITKEGQLANHDECYLMLINRKGNWHVNTMIKGFATDVQGFASSYSNTGDILLIGKNKEDMIKAFEEMKAMNGGIVLVEKGEVIADIPLTIGGLLYDGDILTLTEKEKALKQALADRGYQLGDAIYTLLFLQSTHLPYIRITPQGIFDVMKNKLLLPAVMR
- a CDS encoding YgaP-like transmembrane domain — its product is MMQQANLSEKNAFCRFAMGTSLTAYGIAKVSRNPNCTKGRLMIALGAMKMAEGLFKYCPTKAILSSNMQNAMNTSMQSMFSGQNSMSSEQIDKLMKDFSSAIAGNSSGSQATASKQSDTSTSTQNSSNSSDSSTNKAQNPS
- the purD gene encoding phosphoribosylamine--glycine ligase encodes the protein MNVLVIGSGGREHAIAKQFSISPSVNNVFVAPGNDGMRGEVEVVAIDTMDFAGLAQFAKENDIALTFVGPEQPLAEGIVDFFTARGLRIFGPTKAAAQIESSKSYAKEIMNKYNIPTAAHETFTEAEKAIAYIKEQGAPIVIKADGLAAGKGVVVAMTEEEAIEAVEDMIGNQRFGESSSRVVIEEFLDGEEFSFMSFVHKGQIYPMVIAQDHKRAYDGDKGPNTGGMGAYSPVPQISQEVVDIAFQTIVEPTVKGMEADGASFTGILYAGLILTKKGPQVIEFNARFGDPETQVVLPRMVSDFGAFMMALMDEQPFDLQWSEEVMLGVVIAAEGYPGDVEKGKVLPNLETLSTSHAVFHAGTKLVDGQFVGNGGRVLLVGAKAATLQEAQEKVYEGIATETWDHFFFRKDIGWRTLK
- the purH gene encoding bifunctional phosphoribosylaminoimidazolecarboxamide formyltransferase/IMP cyclohydrolase; this translates as MTKRALISVSNKDGILEFAKELVALGYEILSTGGTKKMLQDNAVAVTAVDEVTKFPEILDGRVKTLNPMIHGGLLGKFDDASHQAQMNEHGIEPIEIVCVNLYPFVETISKPNVTWDDAIENIDIGGPTMLRSAAKNHQYVTVIVDSNDYATVLEELKVDGATTIETRRKLAAKVFRHTAAYDSYISNYLTEEEFPESLTMTYELKQNLRYGENPHQKAAFYQKRLGSDFSLAYATQLHGKELSYNNIQDGNAALQIVKEFEMPAAVAVKHMNPCGVGTGVTLEAAFDKAYEADPTSIFGGIIALNMEVDAATAEKLSHIFLEIIIAPAFSQEALDILTKKKNIRLLTIPFEQAKQDSFNVVSVEGGLLVQEPDRYGFGNADIKVVTDREPTEQEWEALQLGWSVVKHVKSNAIVVTDSQMTLGVGAGQMNRVGAAKIAFEQAGEKAKGAALASDAFFPMSDTVEAAAAAGITAIIQPGGSIKDQDSIDKANEYGIAMVFTGVRHFKH
- the purN gene encoding phosphoribosylglycinamide formyltransferase, which translates into the protein MTAPTKIAVFASGSGSNFQAIQEAIERGELHAKVELVVTDKPGEFVVTRAENFGIPVLALNPKEFTSKAAYETAIIDALHECDVKWIVLAGYMRLISDVLLAAFPQRIVNIHPSLLPAFPGKDAIGQAINHGVKITGVTVHFVDEGMDTGPIIAQAAVPVIEGNREATEAEIHKQEHLLYTKALQQLLQ
- the purM gene encoding phosphoribosylformylglycinamidine cyclo-ligase, with the protein product MSKAYEQAGVNIEAGYEAVKRMKSHVERTNRLGVMGTFGGFGGMFDLSELNLKEPVLISGTDGVGTKLKLAFMVDKHDTIGVDCVAMCVNDIVAQGAEPLYFLDYVALGKAEPAKIEQIVKGVADGCVQSGAALIGGETAEMPGLYEEDEYDLAGFAVGACEKSAIVTGEKIVEGDVLIGIASSGVHSNGYSLVRKIVFADHQYAVDAIVEGYEDLGPIGEALLVPTKLYAKPVLAALKAADVHGCAHVTGGGFYENLPRMMPEGLATEIDLGSWPVLRIFEFLKDKGQLEDKDLYNVFNMGIGFVIAVPTTEADKVIAAVEANGEKAYTIGRVIKGDGVVFNGSHDGSLV